The region GAGGCTCGGCACGTACAACGGACACAACGGTACCGTGTGGTCCGTGGATGTTGACAGAGAAACACTGTTACTTGTTACAGGATCTGCTGATAACCAGGTGCGCCTGTGGAATGTGAAGACAGGCGAGTGCTTGTTCGTGTGGGAGTTTCCCACTGCCGCTAAATGTGTCGCATTCAACAAGCGTGGCACTCAGATCCTGGTCATTACAGAGGAGCGTATGGGACATCGTGGTGCACTTCGCGTATTTAATATCAACCGTGATCCCGCAAGCTGGACGAAGCAGGAAACTGAGCCCATGCGCATGATTACATTCTCGGGCAGTAAAGCGTCGGTGGCTTGCTTTGACGTTTTTGATCATCACATTATCACGGGTCACGAGAGTGGCAAAGTTGCTCTATACTCGCACGACGAAAAAGAAGGTGAGACGGGTAtcgatgccgagctcgaAATCCATCATACAATGGCACATGCCGAAATCGTGACAGACTTGCAACTTGGTTGGGATGGCACATACATTATCACATCCAGCAAAGACAAGTCATCTCACATCATTGATGCTTCTACGCTGGACATTATAAAGACGTATATGACGGATACGCCGCTGAACTCAGCTATTTCTTTGCCAACACGCCCCTATGTCATCATGGGTGGTGGTCAGGAAGCCATGAGTGTGACCACAACAAGTGCTCGCCAGGGTAAGTTCGAGTCGCGATTTTGGCACAAGATCTTTGAAGAGGAGTGTGCACGCCTGCCTGGTCACTTTGGTCCCATCAACACTCTGGCTGTTCACCCAGCTGGTACAGCGTACGCCAGTGGTGGTGAAGATGGTTATGTGCGTATCAACTGGTTCGATGAATCATTCTTTAAAAGCAAGCCGTATGGACCTGACTTCGAGATTGAAAACAAGGACCAGTAGTCCGCCTTTGTATTCAGATACCTCCTCTTCCAGCCAAGAAAGCGATAGAAGATGGTCTGTAGCTTGTCCACTGTCACGTGAGAAGCTTCGCGAGGACGCGTCTGGATGTGGCATCGCGAGAAGCGCGCAAGTCTCACCGAAGACGCCGTTGATGGACACTGAGACTTACAGCTCTCACCTACCATCCATCGCACATGTCGAGGTGCGTCTTCGTGCTACCTCTGATGCGCATGTATCCGAAATAGAAACGGCTGTTCGTGCCCTTCTTGACAAGATACCCCTTGTCGAATGTGAGAGTGATTTGCGTGGATGGCAGCAAAATGCGTTTTTGGCCGAACACGTCGATCGCATCTATGTGGCTGAAGCGGATGAGCCGGGCATAAAGACGGTATCTCCAACGAATGGAAAATTCGAATTCCACACCTACCAGCCGTGTCCTGTGGATAATATTGACGAGTTTGGTGTGGGCGAGGCAGACACATCCGACAATGCTGTGGCAGCTACACTTTGTGAACTACCCAATCACAGTCTTGACGGCGTTTGGAACAGTTTGGTCTATGAAGATGATGTGAAAtggcgcctgctgcgtTACATCTATTCGACCATACTGTTTTCTGATGCAGATGTCGATTTTCATCTCATTGCTTGGAACAGGGTCGTTCTTCTGCATGGACCACCTGGTACTGGCAAAACGTCCCTCTGTCGCGCACTTGCTCAGAAGCTTTCTATTCGCTTGCATGAGCGTTATACCCATGGAAAGCTCGTTGAAATCAATTCGCACTCCCTCTTCTCAAAATGGTTCTCGGAGTCTGGCAAGTTAGTCCACCGCTTGTTTGATATGGTGTCTCAGCTTGTGGAGGATGAAACAGGCTTTGTCGTTGTACTTATCGATGAAATCGAGAGTCTATCAAAGGCCCGAAGCTCGGTTGCCACGGGTGCAGAGccgagcgactcgatccGTGTTGTCAATGCACTACTCACGGAACTCGATAAACTGAAACATAAAC is a window of Malassezia restricta chromosome III, complete sequence DNA encoding:
- a CDS encoding translation initiation factor 3 subunit I, whose product is MRPIVLSGHTRSLNKIKFNREGDLLFSVSKDNLVNVWFSHNGERLGTYNGHNGTVWSVDVDRETLLLVTGSADNQVRLWNVKTGECLFVWEFPTAAKCVAFNKRGTQILVITEERMGHRGALRVFNINRDPASWTKQETEPMRMITFSGSKASVACFDVFDHHIITGHESGKVALYSHDEKEGETGIDAELEIHHTMAHAEIVTDLQLGWDGTYIITSSKDKSSHIIDASTLDIIKTYMTDTPLNSAISLPTRPYVIMGGGQEAMSVTTTSARQGKFESRFWHKIFEEECARLPGHFGPINTLAVHPAGTAYASGGEDGYVRINWFDESFFKSKPYGPDFEIENKDQ
- a CDS encoding pachytene checkpoint protein 2 → MDTETYSSHLPSIAHVEVRLRATSDAHVSEIETAVRALLDKIPLVECESDLRGWQQNAFLAEHVDRIYVAEADEPGIKTVSPTNGKFEFHTYQPCPVDNIDEFGVGEADTSDNAVAATLCELPNHSLDGVWNSLVYEDDVKWRLLRYIYSTILFSDADVDFHLIAWNRVVLLHGPPGTGKTSLCRALAQKLSIRLHERYTHGKLVEINSHSLFSKWFSESGKLVHRLFDMVSQLVEDETGFVVVLIDEIESLSKARSSVATGAEPSDSIRVVNALLTELDKLKHKRNALVMTTSNLSDSIDTAFLDRADIRQYIGPPGTEAIYSILRSCLIELIRAGLAQEECIPSYGAIDASDNKVAHQLRHLAEYCHGASGRSLRRLPVLAHAQYLHAPGAFSCAEWIGAMQRTFENTSLS